The nucleotide window AGCTTCGCGGATTTCTATGAATGGGATGCTGATTGGTACGCTTGTCAATTTAGTGTTTGATCCACTGCTTATTTTGTATTTTGATTTTAATGTAGTAGGAGCCGCAGTTTCGGTAGGTTTGGCAAGTTTGTTTTCGCTGATTTACTATGCTTGGTATTTAGAGAAGAAAAGTGATTATTTATCGATTCGTTTTAAATGGTTTCAAGCATCCAAAGAAATCGTTCAAAATGTGTTTAAAATTGGCGTTTCAGAATTGCTTTTATCGTTATTCCTCATTGTGACAACGCTCGTTTTAAATCATTATTCGATGCTTTACGGGGAAGGGGTTGTTGCGGGATTTGGCGTGGCACTTCGGGTGGTGCAGTTGCCTGAGTTTATTTGCATGGGGCTTTACATGGGGATTATCCCGCTTCTTGCATATAATTACAGTGCGGGGAATATTGCGCGGTTTGAAAAAGCCATTCGGTTTACTGCGATTAGTATTGGGCTTATCGTACTTGTGATTTCGAGTTTTGTGTTTATCTTCCGTTTTCAAGTGATGCATTTATTTAGTGATAATCAAAGTGTGATAACGCTTGGTGTGCATATTATGGTCGCTATGCTGATATCTTCCCTTTTCAGCGGATTTACCGGGCTCTTTACGAGTACGTTTCAAGCGATTGGGAAAGCTATTCCAGCGACGATTATGTCGGTTTCGCAGGGGATTATTTTTATTCCTGTCATCATTTTAGGACAACATTATTTCGGACTTATGGGCGTGATTTGGTCATTAACAGCAACAGAAATTCTTACATGTATAATCGGTGTGACACTATTCACAATCCACAATATCAAAATAGCTAGTAGCGCAAAAACGAAAGACTTAGCCGTTTGAAAAGTTTGTGAGAAAAATTAGTTGACGAGAAGTTCTAAATTATGGTATTATTCTCTAGGTAATCATATATCGTTCTTTGACAAATGTCAGAGGGGAGTAGCGCTGATTAGTTTTTTAATCAGGATAAAGTCGTCATTACATGATAGAGATATCATCGGTTTTATCACATTTAACTTTAAATGTTAGCGAGACCTTTGCCTTTACGGGCAGGTCTCGCTTTTTTGTTTCTTCAAAATAGGAGATCTTTGACATTTTAATAGAACAAAGGAGGAAAAGAATTAGTGGATACAGCAATGATTTTAGAGTACGGTTGGGTGTTACTTGTCCTAATCGGTCTTGAAGGGATTTTGGCGGCAGATAATGCAGTCGTAATGGCCGTTATGGTCAAACATCTCCCTGATAAACAACAGAAAAAAGCGTTATTTTACGGGTTAATGGGTGCCTTTGTTTTCCGTTTTGGCGCATTATTCTTAATTTCCTTTTTGGCAAACGTTTGGCAAGTTCAAGCGCTTGGTGCCGCATATTTACTTTATATTGCTATTAGTCATATTTGGAAACATGCAAAAGGAAAAGACGGAGAAAAAGAGAAAAAGGAAAAAGCTGGCTCTGGTTTTTGGATGACCGTTCTAAAAGTAGAGATTGCGGATATAGCGTTTGCGATTGATTCCATGCTTGCGGCCGTTGCACTTGCGATCACACTTCCAGAAACTGGCTGGGGTCACATTGGCGGTATTGATACAGGGCAATTCACAATTATGTTCTTAGGTGGACTTGTTGGCCTAATCATTATCCGTTTTGCAGCTACACAATTTGTTAAATTACTAAAAAGCTATCCAAGCCTCGAAACAGCTGCATTTTTAATTGTTGGTTGGGTAGGCGTGAAGCTCGTAATTTATACATTAGCACATCCAAGTCTTGGGGTAATTCCACACAGCTTCCCTGAGTCAACGCTTTGGAAATTAATTTTCTGGGGTGTGATGATTCTTATTATTCTATGGGGATGGTTCGTTTCCTACCGTAGTAAGAAAAAAGCAGAAACAACTAAATAATTTTAATGGACCAGAAGTGCATTTTTGTACTTCTGGTTTTACATACAACCAGATGCTGAAATCACAATTTTATGATAGAGTAGAAGGATGGTGAATGAGGAATGGATGTTTCTATTTGGGGCGAATATGCGTTAGTTTTCCTTGTTTTAGTAGTACTCGAAGGAATTCTTTCCGCAGATAATGCCGTAGTTATGGCAGTAATTGTTAAAGGTTTACCGCACGATAAACAACGAAAAGCCTTATTTTATGGGTTAGTTGGCGCATTTGTTTTCCGTTTTGTTGCACTATTTTTAATTTCATTTTTAGTAAAAATATGGGAAATACAAGCAATTGGCGCGGTTTACTTATTGTACTTAGCAATTAAGCACATGTGGCGCCTTAAAAAAGGTAAGCAAGAAGAAGTCAAAGAAGCATCAGAAACAAAAGCTACTTCCTTTTGGGGTGTGGTTGCGCGTGTTGAATTGACGGATATCGCTTTTGCGCTGGATTCGATGTTAGCGGCGGCAGCACTTGTGGTTACTTTGCCAGATTTAGGGAATTTTGATGTTGGGGGAATGAACGGTGGACAATTTATCGTTATGTTCCTTGGTGGAATCGCAGGACTTGTCGTTATTCGTTTTGCGGCCACACAAGTTGTTAAATTATTAGAGCGTTACCCTACACTTGAAACAGCAGCGTTTTTAATTGTTGGTTGGGTGGGTGTGAAAATGGCGGTTCTGACGCTAGCTCATCCATCTGTAGCAATTATTCCAGAAGATTTCCCGGATTCAGCCGTTTGGAAGCTGACATTCTGGTCGGTTATGATAATAATAGGTTTGGGTGGTTATATCATTGCGAGAAAAAAAGAGAAGAAAACCAAAAGAGTTTGAATATGATCAGGAAGTAAAATTACGCAGAAGATTAAAGCTTGTTTTGGCACGTATGACGCCAGTTCAAGTCATTATTGCGTATTATTTTCTGGCGGTTACGATTTCGACCATCGTTCTAAGTTTGCCGTTTACTTTACAAAAAGGGGTAAAGGTATCGTTTATTGATACACTTTTTACGGCAGCGAGTTCGGTGAGTGTGACAGGATTAACCACAGTAGATGTCAGTCAGACCTATAGTACGGCCGGAATTTGGGTATTAATGGCGATTTTCCAAATTGGCGGACTTGGTGTCATGATGATTAGTACCTTTTTCTACTTAATTTTGAAAAGACGGATTGGCTTAAAGCAGCGCCAATTAATTATGACGGATACGAATCAGTTTACTATGAGTGGTATGGTACGGATGCTTCGTGAGATTCTCGTTTTAATTTTCGGTATTGAGTTAATCGGGGCGTTGATTTTAGGGATTTACTTTATTCCGCTGTATCCAAATTTTTGGGATGCGATGTTCCAAGGCTTATATAACTCAGTTTCGCTAGTTACGAATGCGGGCGTTGATATTACAGGTAAGTCATTAATGCCATTTGCGAATGATTATTTCGTTCAATTTATTTCGATTTTGTTAATCATTGCCGGCGCGATTGGTTTCCCAGTATTGCTCGAAACACGCCGCTTTTTATTTGAAAAGAATACATTGATTCCGTTTCGTTTTTCTCTTTTTGTTAAAGTGACGACGCTAACGTACTTTGTTCTTTTAATTGTGGGTGGTTTACTCATTTGGTTGTTTGAATATCAGCATTTCTTTAGTGGGAAAAGCTGGGACTTCGGGTTCTTTAATTCGATGTTCTTATCAGCGACCTCACGAAGCGCGGGGCTGCAAACAATCGATAGTGGAGCATTATCGATCTCTACGTTGTTACTTGTTTCATTTCTCATGTTTATCGGGGCTTCACCAAGTTCAGTTGGGGGCGGGATACGAACGACAACATTTGCGATTACGATTTTGTTTATTTATTCGGTTATTCGTGGTCGAAAGCATGTCTATATTTTTGGGCGTGAGCTTCATCAAGAAGATGTGCGGAAGTCGCTTGCAGTTACTTTGGTAGCAGGGTTTGTGAGTATTTCAGCTATTGTTATTTTAATGCAAACGGAGACCGCTTCGCTCATTGCCGTCATTTTTGAAGTATTCTCGGCATTTGGTACAACGGGGCTATCAGTTGGCTTGACGCCAGACTTATCTACACCAGGCAAATTAATTATTATCGTGTTAATGTTTATTGGCCGGGTGGGGATTATGTATTCGATGCTTAGCTTGCGAAATAAAAACCAACCTAAAAACGCGATTCGTTTACCAAAAGAGAAAATTATTACTGGTTAAATAAAAAAAGTCATTCTGCTAACGGCGGAATGGCTTTTTTAGTGCATTAAAAACCCCTTGATCAAAGCGACCAAGAGGTTACTAATTAATAATTTGATTTTGGAACTGGTCTTCTGAAAATCCCCATTAAACCAGTTAGAGTGATTAAGATTCCTGATACAATCCAAGCAGTTCCGATAACGAAGAAAAGCACGATACCGATAATAACTAAGATAACACCCCAACCACGTGGCGCTGATTTGATTAAAAGGGAAGCAATTAAAGCAACAACGGATGCAATTAATGTAATCCATCCAAGGTTTTCTAATTCATTTCCCAGTTCACCTGGTAAATAAGTAAACGTCTGTATATAATCTGTGACGGAATCTCCATAGTTAATAATCCAAAAGCCAACTAAAATCCCAATGATAGAGCCAATTAATCCGATGATAATTTCTGGTTTTCTTGAACCCATAGTAAAACCTCCTTTTTCTAGCTATACGTTTAATAACTTTCCCGTTTTACTAAGCGGCTAAACACATCGCGTAGCATCGATACCCTAAGTTCAATGACCGGCTGCACGACCGTTTTCACCAATCGACTGGATAACAACGCCGTTAAAGCAAAGGTAATGAGAAATAGTAGTAAAAATGTAGATGGGTTATATTGAAAGTCAGTCTGGCCACCTTCACGAAAGAATTTAATAAAGAAGCCATGTAACAAATAAACATATAACGTATTTTTACCCCATTTAGTGAAAAATAACCTCTTTCTAGGAATAAAACTGAAAAAAGCAGCAATCGAACCAAAACTAATCAAATATACAAGTGCGCGAATAAACAGACCGAGCGATTTCACTTCTACAAAGTTCGCATATGGCTTAGAACCTAAAAACCATTTATCGTTTAAATTGGGATGTAACGTAATGAATGTCAGAAGTAAAATAATGAAAATCCCTCCGATGATAGAGGCAATATGCGTTTTTAGAAAATAAAAATGTTCGTTCTTTAAAAAATAGCCCACTAAGAAAAATGGGAAAAATACAAGTGTCCGCGATAAACTCAAATAACCGCCAATAATATCAAAATAACCAGCCACTAAGCCAATAAAAAGCGCTAGGCTCACAGATTTCCACGGCTTGATTTTCGAAAATACAAATAACATCACATTCCAGAAAAATAAGCTTAGTAAAAACCACAGCGACCATTCCGGATCAAGCAGTTTGATAGAAAGGTTATCTTTACTTAAAAGAAAATAATAAAAAATGCTATAAATCAACTGGAAAAATACATACGGTAAAATCAGCTTTTTCATCGTCTTTTTTAAATAACCAGGTTTACCAAAACTTTTAGCGAAAAAGCCAGATATAAGTACAAAGGCTGGCATATGAAAAGTATAAATGTAAATATAAAGCACACGGACACTGGCATATTCCGCGATAAATGTTTGGAGAAAATGGCCAAATACGACTAAGAAAATCAAAATAAATTTGGCGTTGTCAAAATAACTTTCCCGCTTTACGGCGGTTTGTTCCATAAAAAAACAGTCCTTTCTATTCTATGTTGAAATAGCTTCTATATAGTTTACCCTAGATTCTGTAACGGTTACCCAACAGTTGCGTAACAAAAAGTATCAAATATTAAGAGCGGATGACGTACGTTTGCGAATTTCTAAGGGACGTGCTATCTTTAGGACAATAAAACAAACGGGAGGCAACGAAGGTATGCTAAAACAAAAAAATGCATCACCAGTTGGGGAACTATTTATAACGATTGAAGACAAATGGATTACGCGTATTTCCTATGACAAGCCGGAAAATTGGGAACTGATGGATGGAACTACGAACGAAAAAGAACTTTTGCAGCAATTAGTGACGCAATTAGCAAGCTATTTTGAAGGAACAAGCGAAACGTTCGATTTGCCAGTATTACTTCAAGGGACTGATTTTCAAAAACGGGTTTGGCAAGCGTTGAGCGAAATTCCATATGGGGTTGTGGTGAGTTATAAAGATATTGCGATTTCGGCTGGGAGTCCAAAAGCTGTTCAAGCGGTAGGGCAAGCAAATCGTGCTAATCCAATCCCAATTATTATTCCTTGTCACAGATGTGTGAAAAGTAACGGAGAACTTGGCGGCTATAACGGCGCGGATGTCGATAAAAAACAATATTTACTTGCATTAGAAAAAGGCTTGAGTTTAAGTTAACTCAAGCCTTTTTATTTAAGCTGTTACTTGTTCAGTAATGACAATTTCTTTTTCTTCGTTTAGTGTTGCTGTTAAGTTTTTCGCTTCTGGTTGATCGATTAAGCTGTCGGCAATAGCGTCTTCTAAATGCTCTTGGATAGTCCGGCGTAGTGGTCTTGCTCCGAATTTAGGATCATAACCAAGCTCAATCAAATGTTCTTTTACTTCTTTGGAAACATCGATTGTTACGCCTTCTTGGGCAAGCATAGCATTTAAGTCAACGAGCATTAAGTCGATAATTTGAACTAAGTCTTCTTTTTCGAGTGATTTAAATTCAATGACGCTATCAAGACGGTTCAAGAATTCTGGTTTGAAGTATGCGCCTAATTTTGCAAGGATATCCGAACCTTTTTCCAGTTTTGTGTCAGTTGCTGTGTTAAAGCCGACAGAAGCTTCTGTATCAGTCGCGCCAGCATTACTTGTCATGATGATAACCGTATCTTTAAAGCTTACTGTACGTCCTTGTGAATCCGTTAGACGACCATCTTCTAAAATTTGTAGGAACATATGTTGAACATCTGGATGAGCTTTTTCGATTTCGTCTAAAAGAATGATGCTGTAAGGGTTACGGCGGACTTTTTCTGTTAATTGTCCAGCTTCTTCGTGACCAACATAGCCTGGAGGAGAACCGATTAGTTTAGAGACGCTGTGTTTTTCCATGAATTCACTCATATCTAAACGAATCATCGCTTCACTTGTGCCGAATAATTCACGAGCAAGTGTGCGACCAAGTTCTGTTTTTCCGACCCCGGTTGGTCCGACAAATAGGAAGGAACCAATTGGCCGGTTTTTCGATTTGAGGCCGACACGGCTACGACGAATAGCTTTGGCTACTTTTTTCACGGCGTCTTCTTGGCCGATTACTTTACCAGTTAGGTTGCTTTCTAGGTTTTTCATTTTGGATTGTTCATCTTCTTGTAAACGTCCTACAGGAATACCTGTTTTTTCTTCAATAATCGCTTGGATATCTGATGCTTGAATGACAGGGCGTTCTGAGAAGGAATTGCTTGTTTTATTTTCTTCTAGGCGAGTAATTTCGTCACGAACTTTGGCTGCTTTTTCATAATCTTCCATTTGAAGAGCATGATTTTTTTCTTCTTCTAAACGAGCAACACGTTCACTCACGGTATTTTCATCTAGTTTTTCAATGGATAGATTATATTTGGAACCAACTTCATCCATTAAATCAATGGCTTTATCTGGCAAATGACGGTCTTGGATGTAGCGAGAGCTTAGTTCAACTGCTGCTGTCAAAGCTTCCGGTGAATAAACTACTTCATGAAAATCTTCATATTTTGGTTTTAAGCCATTTAAAATTGTAAGTGTTTCTTTAGTAGAAGGTTCGTTCACCGTTACCGGTTGGAAACGACGCTCAAGAGCAGCATCTTTTTCAATCGTGCGGTATTCTTTTAGCGTAGTAGCACCAATCATTTGCAAGTCGCCACGTGCGAGCGCTGGTTTTAAAATATTTCCTGCATCCATCGAGCCTTCAGCGGAGCCAGCACCAACGATAGTATGCACTTCATCAATAAAGAGAATCGTGTTTTTACGTTCTTGCAGTTCTTTAATTAACTGTTTCATACGTTCTTCAAATTGACCGCGGATACCTGTGCCAGAAACTAGGGAAGCCACATCGAGCAAAATAACTTCTTTATTCATTAATTTGCTTGGGACATTTCCTGCGACAATCGCATTTGCAAGGCCTTCGACAACGGCAGTTTTACCAACACCTGGTTCACCTATAAGGACAGGGTTATTTTTATTGCGGCGATTCAAGATTTCAATCACGCGTTTAATTTCTTTGTCGCGACCGATGACAGGGTCTAATTGATCATTTTTAGCCATATCAGTTAAGTTTGTTCCAAATTCATCTAGCAAGCCATTTCCGCCACCATTAGTTTGTGTTTGTACTTGTGGATTTGCTTGGCTTCTTTGTTCACGGCCAGCTTGATTTGCAGCAGCGCCACTTAGTTGACGGAAAATATCGTCAAACGGGGAACCGCCAGCACCTGAAAATTCATTCGCTCCAAAGTTAGCTTGATTTCTAACTTCGGCATAACAAGAGGCACAAAGCGGCATTTCTACACGCTTGCCATTAATATTCATATATAGTTGGATTGTTGCTTGATTTTGATTACATTTTTCACAGTTCATCATTAATTTCCTCCTTTTAAAAATGAGAAATAAAAGGTCTTGACTTTGACTATATTTGACCTTATGAATTTATTATATACTGACCTATTTTGACTTTCAAGTATTTTGCTTCAAATTTTTATAAAAAAAACACCCCTATAAAAGGAGTGCTTCTTATGTTCATTTTAGTAAATTGGTAGTGCCGCAAGTAACAAAAAGGCGAAGGTTAAATGCGATATATAGAGCATTAGGAGACTTGGACGATAAGAATACATGATATTCCATGCGAGTGAAGCGACGAAAATACCTATAATAGCCGCAAAATTACCACTTGGAAACATCATTACCATGCAAAGTAACGCTGCAAATACATTAGAAAACCACGGATTAAAATAATGATTTAAACGCTTGAGAACAAAACCGCGCCAGAAAATTTCTTCTCCGGGAATGATGGCCACAATAAGCAGCAACCAAATCACCCAAGAGTGCGTCGAATACTTATTAAAAGCAGCTTCAACTGAATTATCCAGACCACCCGGCATGACTTTAAGAATAAAGGCGCCTATGTAAAAAACAATATAAAGGACAATTCCAGAAAAAACACCTGGTAAAATGCCTTTAACAAACGAATATTCTTTTTTTAAATCGTCATTAAATATCACAAAACTAAGTAAAAATAACATTCCAGCTCCATATAGATACCAAAAAACGCGAGGAAACTGATATGTTAATATAACAAGTAGGGCGCATAAAATGAGTCCCAGTACAAGTTTATAATCGATCTTGATGCTCTTCAAAATACTTTACACCTCTTCTTAACAATTACTTCTCATACTACTTTAAAACAAATGAAATCGTTTGGCAACAATTAAACAAAAGATAAGATAAAAGTTGTGCAATTTAATAAATCCTATATAATTAAAAAATAGGAGTGGTTCATAGATGTTAGAAAAAAACTACAAATTTTTACTTTGGATTTATATATTCTGGTTTTTAGGCAGTGTCCTACTTGTATCCTTGCACATTATTCCACCAGAGTTAACGGCGATTCAATCGTTATTTTTAGTCTTTACTGGTGTTTTTGCGGCTGTTTTCTTTATTATGCAATATGGAAAATGGTTAGGCTCGGCGATTACTTTACTTATTTTTGTTGTCAGTACTTGTATTGAGTGGATGCAGTTAAGTTATACGGATGAGTATATCGGGTCTGCACTAGGCGGAAGCGTGTACGGTATTCCTGTTACGATGGGCTTTATTTGGGTCGGAATGGTTGCTGGTACGCATATTATTGCACGTGAAATTACACTAAAAATAAATATTGACTGGATTCGCGGCGGGATTTATTCGATTATCGCAGCAACGATGGTGATGATTTTTGAAGTATTAATCGAGCCAATCACGATGCAATCCAAACAACTTTATATTACCCAAAACGGTTTTACGATATTGCAGTTATCAGATTTTGTTAACTGGTGGTTATTAGGTCTTATTTTACATTTAATGATTTACTTTATTTTAAGTCTGACAGATAGCTGGGGACACCTCAAATATCCAGATTTAAAATCAGAAATTGTTATCGTCTATTGGATTATCATTGCCTTTTTTGTCTTTTTGTCCTTTTATCTTGATTTATGGACATCCATTGCGATTATCATTGTTTCCAATATTATTTTTACCGCCTGTTATTTTTTCGGTTTGGAGAAGGAAACCGAGACTACAAAGAAATCCGAGTAATCAACTTAATGATTACTCGGATTTCTTTTCTTTTTGTAAAAATTTCTGGGTCGCGATTTGGGCATTTTCGATAATGAAAGGAAGAGAACTACCCGACATTGCGCCAGCTCCGATTACAAATAAGTTTTTAAAATTAGGCGATTTTTTGGAAGGGTGTAGGAACCCGTGTTGGCGCCATAAATGCTGTAAACCAAAAATCGCACCATATTTAACATGGTATTTCTTTTCCCAATCTGTGGGTGTAATAATATATTCTTCTTCAATATAATCTTCTAAATCAGGCACGTCTAAACGCTCTTTGACAGTATCTAAAATGAGTTGACGAAAGGCAGGTGTTTCTTTTTCCCAATCAATGTCACTCGTGTTATTCGGAACAGGAACCATAATTCGAATACTCGAATGATTAATTGGCGCCATCGTATTATCTGTTGCGGAAGGATTCGTCAAATGAACCGAGATATCTTTTGAAAGAATTTTTTTATGGATAGTATTATTCGCAAATTCCCGGTAATTTTTCGGAAAAATAATCGATTGATGCGTAAAAGGCAAGACCGTCTTCAAACCAAGATAAATGATAAAAGCAGAAGAGGAATATTCTTTCGTTTCCAATTTGTTCGGTTGCTCGTTTGTTAAAGAATAAATAAAATCTAAATTAGTGAAATAATAGTCGGCTTCAATTGTTTTTCCATTGGCAAGTACGGCTCCTGTAATTTCTTTGCCGTCTGATTCGAATTCAGTGACTTCGGAATTAAAGAAGAATTTGCCTTTATTTTCGGTCACTACTGTTTGCATCGCTTCGACAATTTTATTTTGACCACCTATGGGATGAAAAGTGCCGTAGTAGTATTCAGAAAAAGGAATAATACTATAAGCTGCCGGAATATCCCACGGTGACATGCCTAAGTAGCGCATTTGCAATGAAAAGGCGAGCCGGAGCGTCTTACTATTAAAATAGCGCGCTAAATCATCCATTAAAGAGCGACCAAGCGTCAAACTTGGAATAGCACGTAACGTTGTTGGACGGAAAAAGTCAATTAACGAACTATAATTAAATTGGTTGAGAGGGGAGACATAGAGCATTTTTTTCGTATTTTCGCGCATAAATCGATCAAAACCAACTTCTTCACCAGGAAAATACGTTTTAATTACTGCTTTTGTCTCGGAATGATCACTATAAAGCGGGAAAGTAATATCTTTAAAATAAAGCGTATGTATTGGATTAATCGGTAAAAGCGAAACATAGTCCAAAATATTTCGGTTACAATCCATAAAAAGAGAAGTCAGAATATGCGTCATCGTGAGCGCAGAAGGCCCGACATCGAATGAGTATTTACCCATTTTGTGTAGCGCAGTTCTTCCACCAATGCGATCATTTTTTTCATAGATGTTTACTTGATAGCCAAGCTGACTTAATAGCATACCAGCAGCCAAGCCACCGGGGCCAGCTCCAATAATGGCGATTTTCTTTTTACTCTCCAAATTAAAACGCTCCTTTTCCCGTTTTTCTACATATAAAAAACGCAAAAACATAAAGCATTATCACACGGAAATGCTTTATTTTTGCGCACTTAAAAAACTATTTTGTTTGTTATTCTTCGGTTTCTTCTTCGTCTTCTTCCACAGAATGAATAATTTGGTAATTTTTGTGGTTTACAACGGTTTTCTCTTCAATACCTAAATCTTTGAAATTTTCCATATAAGTTAAGTCGACAATAACGGAATTTTCATTGAGTTTTTCAACAATTCCTGTTAAGCCATCCTTAAATTCAATAATGTCTCCAACATGTGCTTTTGCCATTGTTATCACTCCTTCAATTTTCGGTGTTGCCACTATCTTGCTGAAAAAGAATGTATGCATTTTTGAACCTTCCTTAAATTTTGCACTAAAAACCCATTAAAATCAACTATAAGCCATTAAAAAGTGTATTTTAAATAAAAAAGGAATCATTTTATTGATAAAATTATAGAAAACGCTCCCTTTTTTCTAGCTAATAAAGAAAGAAACAGGGCAGACCGTAAAAAAATATTCTAAAAAATTTTTAATCAAATAGTTGTAACAATAGGTAAAACATGGTACTCTTTTTAATTGAGGGATAGTCTTTTTTGTCGAAATTTTTTCGGCTGAAAAGGTTACAACAAATTTCTTTACAAAGGAGAATGTAAATTATGGAACAAGCAAGTTTTGTAGTAATCGATGAAACAGGAATTCACGCACGCCCAGCAACTCTATTGGTGCAGGCTGCAAGTAAATACAGCTCTGACGTTCAAATTGAATACACTGGTAAAAAAGTAAACCTTAAATCAATTATGGGCGTTATGTCTTTAGGTATTGGTAAAGGCGCTGACATTACTATCTACACTGAAGGTAGCGATGAAAAAGAAGCAATCGAAGGACTAACTGAAGTTCTTAAGAAAGAAGGATTGGCTGAATAATGGCTAAAGAGTTGAAAGGTATCGCAGCATCTGATGGGATTGCCATTGCGAAAGCTTATCTGCTCGTTGAACCTGATCTTTCCTATGAAAAAACAGAAGTAACGGATGTTGAAAGTGAAGTAAAGCGTTTTGAAAGCGCGTTAGAAGTTTCTAGAAAAGAACTTTCAATGATCCGTGAGAAAGCTGCTAAAGACTTAGGCGAAGATAAGGCTCAAATTTTTGATGCGCATCTTCTAGTTTTAAATGATCCTGAATTAACAGGACCAATCGAAGACAGCATTAAAAATGCTAAAACGAATGCAGAAACAGCTTTACAAGAAACGACAGACATGTTTATTGGTATGTTTGAATCTATGGACAACGAATACATGCGTGAACGTGCAGCGGATATTAAAGATGTACGTAAACGTGTTCTTTCTCACTTACTAGGTGTAACTATTCCTAATCCAGCTTTAATTGATGAGGAAGTAGTTGTTGTTGCAGCTGATTTAACGCCTTCTGATACCGCACAACTTAACCGTAACTTTGTTAAAGGTTTCGTAACGGATATTGGTGGACGTACTTCTCACTCCGCTATTATGGCGCGCTCTCTTGAAATTCCCGCAGTAGTTGGAACAAAAGAAGTTACTGCTAGCGTAGCGAAAAACGATATTGTTATTATTGATGGTTTGGAAGGTAATGTTATCATCCACCCAACAGAAGAACAAATCGCTCACTATGAAAAAATTAAATCTGATTTTGCTTTACAACAA belongs to Listeria swaminathanii and includes:
- a CDS encoding phytoene desaturase family protein gives rise to the protein MFLRFLYVEKREKERFNLESKKKIAIIGAGPGGLAAGMLLSQLGYQVNIYEKNDRIGGRTALHKMGKYSFDVGPSALTMTHILTSLFMDCNRNILDYVSLLPINPIHTLYFKDITFPLYSDHSETKAVIKTYFPGEEVGFDRFMRENTKKMLYVSPLNQFNYSSLIDFFRPTTLRAIPSLTLGRSLMDDLARYFNSKTLRLAFSLQMRYLGMSPWDIPAAYSIIPFSEYYYGTFHPIGGQNKIVEAMQTVVTENKGKFFFNSEVTEFESDGKEITGAVLANGKTIEADYYFTNLDFIYSLTNEQPNKLETKEYSSSAFIIYLGLKTVLPFTHQSIIFPKNYREFANNTIHKKILSKDISVHLTNPSATDNTMAPINHSSIRIMVPVPNNTSDIDWEKETPAFRQLILDTVKERLDVPDLEDYIEEEYIITPTDWEKKYHVKYGAIFGLQHLWRQHGFLHPSKKSPNFKNLFVIGAGAMSGSSLPFIIENAQIATQKFLQKEKKSE
- a CDS encoding ATP-dependent Clp protease ATP-binding subunit, with product MNCEKCNQNQATIQLYMNINGKRVEMPLCASCYAEVRNQANFGANEFSGAGGSPFDDIFRQLSGAAANQAGREQRSQANPQVQTQTNGGGNGLLDEFGTNLTDMAKNDQLDPVIGRDKEIKRVIEILNRRNKNNPVLIGEPGVGKTAVVEGLANAIVAGNVPSKLMNKEVILLDVASLVSGTGIRGQFEERMKQLIKELQERKNTILFIDEVHTIVGAGSAEGSMDAGNILKPALARGDLQMIGATTLKEYRTIEKDAALERRFQPVTVNEPSTKETLTILNGLKPKYEDFHEVVYSPEALTAAVELSSRYIQDRHLPDKAIDLMDEVGSKYNLSIEKLDENTVSERVARLEEEKNHALQMEDYEKAAKVRDEITRLEENKTSNSFSERPVIQASDIQAIIEEKTGIPVGRLQEDEQSKMKNLESNLTGKVIGQEDAVKKVAKAIRRSRVGLKSKNRPIGSFLFVGPTGVGKTELGRTLARELFGTSEAMIRLDMSEFMEKHSVSKLIGSPPGYVGHEEAGQLTEKVRRNPYSIILLDEIEKAHPDVQHMFLQILEDGRLTDSQGRTVSFKDTVIIMTSNAGATDTEASVGFNTATDTKLEKGSDILAKLGAYFKPEFLNRLDSVIEFKSLEKEDLVQIIDLMLVDLNAMLAQEGVTIDVSKEVKEHLIELGYDPKFGARPLRRTIQEHLEDAIADSLIDQPEAKNLTATLNEEKEIVITEQVTA
- a CDS encoding phosphocarrier protein HPr, which gives rise to MEQASFVVIDETGIHARPATLLVQAASKYSSDVQIEYTGKKVNLKSIMGVMSLGIGKGADITIYTEGSDEKEAIEGLTEVLKKEGLAE
- a CDS encoding CPBP family intramembrane glutamic endopeptidase produces the protein MKSIKIDYKLVLGLILCALLVILTYQFPRVFWYLYGAGMLFLLSFVIFNDDLKKEYSFVKGILPGVFSGIVLYIVFYIGAFILKVMPGGLDNSVEAAFNKYSTHSWVIWLLLIVAIIPGEEIFWRGFVLKRLNHYFNPWFSNVFAALLCMVMMFPSGNFAAIIGIFVASLAWNIMYSYRPSLLMLYISHLTFAFLLLAALPIY
- a CDS encoding YkvS family protein yields the protein MHTFFFSKIVATPKIEGVITMAKAHVGDIIEFKDGLTGIVEKLNENSVIVDLTYMENFKDLGIEEKTVVNHKNYQIIHSVEEDEEETEE
- a CDS encoding DUF422 domain-containing protein, which encodes MLEKNYKFLLWIYIFWFLGSVLLVSLHIIPPELTAIQSLFLVFTGVFAAVFFIMQYGKWLGSAITLLIFVVSTCIEWMQLSYTDEYIGSALGGSVYGIPVTMGFIWVGMVAGTHIIAREITLKINIDWIRGGIYSIIAATMVMIFEVLIEPITMQSKQLYITQNGFTILQLSDFVNWWLLGLILHLMIYFILSLTDSWGHLKYPDLKSEIVIVYWIIIAFFVFLSFYLDLWTSIAIIIVSNIIFTACYFFGLEKETETTKKSE